The Odocoileus virginianus isolate 20LAN1187 ecotype Illinois chromosome 3, Ovbor_1.2, whole genome shotgun sequence genome includes a window with the following:
- the HBEGF gene encoding proheparin-binding EGF-like growth factor — translation MKLLPSVVLKLFLAAVLSALVTGESLERLRRGLAAGTSNLDSPTQSTDQLLPAGGSQGREVLDLEEANLDLFRAAFSSKPQALATPSKEERGKRKKKGKGLGKKRNPCLRRYKDFCIHGECKYVKELRVPTCICHPGYHGERCHGLSLPVKNRLYTYDHTTILVVVAVVLSSVCLLVIMGLLMFWYHRRGGYDVENEEKVKLGMTTSH, via the exons ATGAAGCTGCTGCCGTCGGTAGTGCTGAAGCTCTTTCTTGCTGCAG TGCTTTCGGCGTTGGTGACTGGCGAGAGCCTGGAGCGGCTTCGGAGAGGCCTGGCTGCTGGaaccagcaatctggattccccTACTCAATCTACGGACCAGCTGCTGCCCGCGGGAGGCAGCCAAGGCCGGGAAGTCCTGGACTTAGAAGAGGCAAACCTGGACCTTTTCAGAG CTGCTTTCTCCTCCAAGCCACAAGCTCTGGCCACACCAAGCAAGGAGGAGcgtgggaaaagaaagaagaaaggcaagGGGTTAGGGAAGAAGAGGAACCCATGTCTTCGGAGATACAAGGACTTCTGCATCCATGGAGAATGCAAATATGTGAAGGAGCTCCGGGTTCCAACCTGCAT CTGCCACCCGGGTTATCACGGAGAGAGGTGCCATGGGCTGAGCCTCCCGGTGAAAAATCGCTTATACACGTACGATCACACAACCATCCTGGTTGTGGTGGCCGTGGTGCTGTCATCCGTCTGTCTGCTGGTCATCATGGGGCTTCTCATGTTTTG GTACCACAGGAGAGGAGGTTATGAtgtggaaaatgaagagaaagtgaagttggGCATGACTACATCCCACTGA